A genomic stretch from Candidatus Finniella inopinata includes:
- a CDS encoding acyltransferase — translation MGNNTGNRLVFADLCRVLACFGVIVGHCSDGFVRNYIDLPLNDWLCSHFWGSVSRISSPLCILLSGSLLLKPNGTITFQDMKRRVLRILIPLGVWSCVYLCLVAWREKVSPFGLNFNQPEMGHLWFIYMMMGLYLFLPIFKALFDGFSNQRTFIYYFCFIWMAITCIPIHYPIEIFGWIKQPYFLGYGGYFLIGAFIAHVVKDFGSSRVWTALYIIGLSFTFFSVWYASFKAHTTVHDNYSLFSLSTTIAAISAFVLLSRVRSVPKILANLLAFISDKAFIIYFLHGFVLSFLHPIIIGNRTSIILLLPCWILATFVTCLGCGTILRYFPKSKLLFG, via the coding sequence GTGGGCAATAATACAGGCAATCGGTTGGTTTTTGCAGATTTATGCCGAGTCTTAGCTTGTTTCGGGGTGATTGTTGGCCATTGTAGCGACGGCTTTGTTAGGAACTATATTGATTTGCCATTGAATGATTGGTTGTGCTCTCATTTTTGGGGTTCGGTGTCACGCATTTCGTCGCCTTTATGCATTTTGCTTTCTGGATCATTACTGCTTAAGCCCAATGGAACCATCACTTTTCAAGATATGAAGCGACGTGTGCTGCGTATTTTAATTCCCTTAGGTGTATGGAGCTGCGTGTATCTTTGCCTTGTGGCTTGGAGAGAAAAAGTGTCCCCTTTTGGTTTAAATTTTAACCAACCTGAAATGGGGCATCTTTGGTTTATTTATATGATGATGGGTTTGTATCTTTTTCTACCTATCTTCAAAGCTCTTTTTGATGGATTTTCGAACCAACGCACGTTTATATATTATTTTTGTTTTATCTGGATGGCGATTACCTGTATCCCCATCCATTACCCTATAGAAATTTTTGGATGGATTAAGCAACCTTACTTTCTTGGGTATGGCGGGTACTTTCTTATTGGTGCTTTTATTGCACACGTTGTGAAAGATTTTGGATCTTCTAGGGTTTGGACAGCGCTGTACATCATCGGTCTGTCTTTTACTTTTTTCTCTGTTTGGTACGCGTCGTTTAAAGCCCACACCACAGTCCATGACAATTATTCATTATTCAGTTTAAGTACGACTATTGCTGCGATTTCCGCCTTTGTATTACTTTCGCGTGTGCGCTCTGTTCCTAAGATTTTAGCGAACCTTTTAGCATTCATCAGTGATAAGGCGTTTATTATTTACTTCCTTCATGGCTTCGTTTTAAGTTTTCTCCATCCTATTATTATCGGGAACAGAACATCTATTATTCTTTTATTACCCTGTTGGATTTTGGCAACGTTTGTGACGTGTTTAGGATGCGGAACTATTCTTCGCTACTTCCCTAAAAGTAAGCTTTTATTTGGGTGA